The Oncorhynchus clarkii lewisi isolate Uvic-CL-2024 chromosome 20, UVic_Ocla_1.0, whole genome shotgun sequence nucleotide sequence ACTATTTGATCTGCAATGCAGAATTAGGTTGATTATTCAAGCGTCATGTTTAACACACATTTGGTAGGCTATGTGCTCTAGTTTTCCACCCACACACTAGGCCTCCAGTAGCCTAATACATTCTGATGCATATGTAGAGTATTCAAAATACCTGGTTTGGAGGACCACTGAATCTACGATTACAAAAATGTATCAAGTCTGTAAAGAAATGCAAATGTGCAATTTATAACTAGTTATGTTTGTACTACCTATAAACATATAATGTACCACAGAGCGCAGTCAAATTCAGGTAAAACAATTGAGCATAcgatcattttttaaatattttttttcaaaacTATTATGAAATATTTAACCATTTGCCAAATAGCcactacagtagcctatatatatGGTAAGAGGACCATGAGcaagatacagtatataccaaCAACATAAATCAATATTGAGTTGGTGTGTTGCGCATTAATGCATCATGATTGACATCTATTTATCTGAATTCCCATTATGAAACATAAAATATACTGTTTCAGATATGGTATCAATTTGAAACAACATATAGTAATAACGTTTACTGGTGCACACAGGCCTATTTTTAAATGAAATTCTTACCTTACTGATGATGATTAAGGATGATCAGAAATATGATGCTCCTCTCCCATAAAACGATAGTCAATAGGTTGTTTATAATTAACTGCAGCTGAAAAGTCTGTTGCATTGGTTGCAATATTAGTATAATTCAAAAGCAACCTGCCAGATGGAGAAGTTGATAATTGTCTTTACCTAGAGATGGTTTACATCTTACTAATCAAACAAATGGAATAAGGCTTTAAATCGAAGTAATGCACACTAGGAAAGTGTGCCAATTGCAATTTTAAAGTGACCATAGTAATGACAGATAGCAATGCTTTTTCGATCAGCATCCTTCGGCGCTGCGCACACGGGCGAGATGCTACCAACCCTATTGCCCTTGTTGTTTTCCGCATCCACGGAATTCTCCTCTCAGCTTCCTTCTGCTGTTGAATGACAAGAAATATAGCGAATAAGCCACAAACATTGGTTCTACTAAAGCCAATAGGATGTCTTGTATTCCTGTTGCTAAGGCCGGGTGGGGAAATCAAGAGATTCACATTCcataggcatgtgtgtgtgtgtgtgtgtgtgtgtgtgtgtgtgtgtgtgtgtgtgtgtgtgtgtgtgtgtgcgtgtgcgtgtgtatatgtgtatgtgtgtcttgaTTTTTATATAAGTCAATGTGACATGTAGCTAGAtgggtgaatggatggatgaaccCATACAGATGAAATAGAAAAGTAgaaaaacatgtggaaaaagaTGTGCGTGAGATGAGCAGCATCAACACTGCAGCATCTGGGACTACATGACTCCTTCTTCTGTCTGGTAACTAGATCATTGGCCAGGTCCTTTCAAGGGGAGTCCTGTAGCATCCTGCAGCCTTCTTCAAGATGTCACAGCGAAATCAGAGAAATAACTGACCTCCACCAGCCTCTCCACTGCTACAGGTGGAATTGCATTATTCTTCCTATTCCAAGCCGAAATGAACCATGAAAGACATTTAAGAGAATTAGAAAAGCACCTGCATGGCAAGATGGTGCTGGGGGCCATGAAAAAGGTTACCTACAACTCCCTGAAGTTTCACAACTTAATTATCATCTGAATTATCCAAGAAATGGCACATCAAGTTGTAATTAATTTAGCATAAAAAGCATAAAACAACTACTCACCCACGTGTGTAATACTATCATATTCGAAGCTCTGGCTGTAAGCGATAACAGGCTGTAGAAAATATGTTACTATAAGTAATATATCGAAATACATGGTGATAAATAAAACATGCATTTAGATATATGTTGTAATATATCTATGAAATagataaaatgttttttaaaacgTTAAAATACAAGTACTTAAATACGCATGTATTTGTCTAAAATCTCCATACTTTAAGTGGATTATCTCCATTTCAATTCAACATCTTTGCGTTCAAACGCTTGTGACCTTGCACTTCGATTGGATGAAAAACGAGAGCCAATCGTAGCTCTGAATGGAACGAGGGTGCTTAGCGAATACCCCAGtggcctagctagctagccaagtcAGCGATATAGCCGTCTAAAATATTGTCTAAAATGAATATTATCAGGTCGTCATTTTCCCGGTTTCATGGAGTGATATGCTTCACCAGGTAAATTAGCTACGATCTTCTAATGAATATGAAAAGTGTATGTTTTAGAAGTCCTCGTGGCATGACATGTTCAGGTTCCACGTatactaggtagctagctactgtaagaTGGCTAACTTTCTGGATATGTGAATGATGTTGCTGGCTTTCTTTGCACGTTTGATGCCACCCTCCACGTCTTACCACATCAAATGTGTTGCATACATGGTTGGATTTACTTAAAAAAATGTTTGAATGTTAAGTGAACTAGCTATCCATGAACTGATGATAACTAACTCTCATGACAaagtctgctttaaaaaaaaaacgaaactAGCTATACATTTTCACAAACCAACAGCCATATTTTCCTAAAGCTTGAATGCGTTCCCACTCTGCTGAATAGTTTGCATGGTTAAATCATAAAACTAACATCCCGTACGTTTATTATCAAACAGGATTGTTGCACCACAGCTTCCAGCATCCAGTGGCCACCAGCCACGAGCACTGAGTGGTTGGGTGCTGTCCCGGGCCAGTGTACCTCCCCAGACCTCTCGGTGTGGACCTCTCACATCACAGGCAGAGGGGGCAGGGGTGTTTCAGCAACTCCCCTGGTACCACCAGCAGATTCGCACAGGGAAGCGGGGCACAGAGTATCAGCCCAAGAATATAAAGCGTAAGAGGACCCATGGCTGGATCAAGAGGATCAGCACTCAGGGTGGCATCGAGGTGATTCTCCGAAGAATGCTGAAAGGGCGAAAATCCCTGTCACACTAAGCACCCAATGGACAAACGTTTTTTGGTGAACTTATTGAAGTACCCAGGTTTTGCCACCACTGTTGAGAAAAAGCATAACAACTTCAAGACTTACTGGCCCAGTTGTGTGTAGAACTGAATGTCAGTTATTGGATATGCGAAGGCAGATGTTTGtccatgtaaatatatatatattttacacacTTTGACAAATGTTTTCCCATCATGTATTTCAGCAACTATCTTGTAGAGGCTTAGAAGTAGTTCAGAGCCTTGCTGTTGCAATCAGTGAATTTGAAATGGCTTATGACCTTGTTAATTCATGCAGGATGAAAGTTGTGATAAAAGACCCAAAGTTGTACATGTCAACATACAGTGGTGGGGTTGAACTAGGTCCAGAATTTGAATATTGTACTTTAATAAATAGGTGCTGGGCTATAAGCATCTGTGCTATTCAGTTGCTGCTAAAATAGATAGACCTGACCTTCATCAATTTTAAAGCTAATACACGTGTCATTCAAGTCTTTGTCTTGCTCAAATAAAAGCTGTCTTGAGTTTCTGAATAAATAAACTTTGTAAAGTTGCATGAGCGTGTGTAGTTGGTACAAGTCAGTGGGGTTTGAGATGATGCAACAAATTAAATATATACATTTCTGGGAATAATATCTACTTGTTAGGAAATTACCAATTTGAAAAGATACTTGAAATTAAAAAATAATTCATTTGTTGTTACTGCGCATGTTTCTGACCACCTTGTTGCCGTGACGTTACATGTGAAGGCATCTGCAGTAAGGGTCAAAGCTCCTCTTCCCATTGGCGGGCTGGTTTCTCACGGAAACACTAGTGGCCCAATGAGCATTGTACTGTGTCATTCTACGATTGTCCATCTTCTCCTGTAGCCAATGGAGCATCAGACAAGAGGACGAAGAACGCCCATACACGGACTAGGAACAGAAATGGAGTAGATGGACTTGTTATCTTATACCGCAGCTCTTGTTACGCTAAGTTGCGTGCTAAGCTAGCAATCAATCAATGAAGTACAGTATGCTTTGTAATTCGATGCAACACAGTTTTATTAGTGTCTAAGTCAAAACTAATTTGACAAGTAACACATCTTTATTTGATTGTAGCATATTCTATTCGAATTTGTAAACAACCAGTGATTTCTTAGCTACGACAAAACACTGGCTAtaatagtagctagctaacgttagcgagttGCTAGCTGGAGAGACAAGcttggctagttagctagctggtgGTCAATTGCTAGTTTATTAAATACTTGGAAATGACTTGGAATTTATGTACATATTCGATGTACTTTGTGTAATCTTGAATATTTGAGAAAGCCACGGCTAAATATCACATTTTCATAGCTAGCTAAGCAGGTTCGTGTTGTTGCTAGCAGATTTTCCACGCgcatcagctaacgttagctagcaacttTTTTTTGCCTGTGTCGTCTTTCTGGGGTGAAAAGCCACCATGGATAAGGTAACGTCTCTTTAATTTATTTTAGGTAGTTATCAAGCTAAACATGTAACAGTtactgtatggggggggggggggggcagttgactgctaactaacgttagttggctaccaTGTTTTTAGTTTGAACTCGCTTACGTAGTTAGGAAATGTGTTTACTTTTGGATCCTCAACTGACTTAGCTAACTGGATATGACAGTTAGAAAAGAGACATTGGGCTTATATCATAAAACATATTGTCCCTTGCTAACTACTCATCTTATTTATTAGCTCACTAACTAGCTATGTCATTTGTGTAGGTACAGTAATTGCTCAGTTGGCTATCCCAGGAACATGTTTCCCAATCCTACTGTTCAGACTTGAAGCATCCTAAAAAGTTTGAAAAGTCTGTCAGCCTGGGTCATTTCTCACACTTGCCACTTTTCCTAAACAGGCAGATTTTTTAAAAGGACTACCTGTCTTCAACAAAAGCAATTTCAGCAGATTTCACGCAGATTCTGTCTGCAAAACTTCAGTAAGTGTTATCCTAGCCATACAATTTCTGTAAGTCAATGCAATCTCAAATGAATGGGATTGTTTGGCATTTCACCTGTATTGGAGATCATGAAATGCCAAAGTCCAAAATAGATATTGTGCCAAACAATGCCATCATTTAGTTGAGCTTTGTTATATTTATTGATGTTTGAGACTTATACTTGATTTAAACTCTTTATCACTGATTTCTGTATTTGTTTCAGAACCGGAGGCCCTCTGTGTATCTTCCAATTCGGGAGTATCCATCAGAACAGAGTGAGTGTCCCCTCCGATTCAAATGGTACTCTGACACAGTATCTGTGCTGATGTGTACTTTGGATGAGAATGGTGTGAAGTTTGAGTAATAAAGTTTACACATTATTGATCTATATTTACAACGTTAATGCATTCTTTGTGATTTATATTGGTTTTGatctaatatatatatttccttcaAGTCATTGTCACAGAGAAGACAAATATTCTATTGAGATACCTTCACCAACAGTGGGACAAAAAGGTAAAGTAATGGGAAAGTTGATACCTTGGAAAGTCATAATGTATTGTTCCTTTACACGATATGGGCACTGTATTGTTTCATATATGTTAGCTAGTTTTCCAACCCCTCTCCATGTCTTAACAGAATGCAGCCAAAAAGCGGGAGCAGGAGCACAGTGAGGGGGAGAACACTGCACCTCCCCGGAAAATTGCCAGAACGGACAGTCAGGAGTTGAATGAGGACTCGTAGAGTGCTGTGTCATcaacatgcaacacacacacaattatggaTAGAGAAGCACACAAGCAAAGTGCAtttgacagacaggacagaccacTGCCTACATTGTTCAACATGAACTTGGGACGCTGACAGTTTTGTCTCTTTGTATTTTATTtccttttgtatttttattttctttcccTTAACTTCGATTGGCACACAGCTGAACAGTTCTGCCTTGATAACAAAAGGCAAAATAACATTATCTCCTCCCCTGCAAATTCATTGTTGCTTGACCATGTTTCTACATTTCTATTGCTCTGTTTGCTTTCATTCATTTACTTGTACTTCATCTGTACTTTGACCTGTGTTTTTTAAAGTCATGTCCATTTAATCAATTAAATTGCATGCCATTTATATCCTTCTGGGCTTGGAGTGAATAGAATATGGTCTCCATTGCCTCAGTTTAAGTTTGtgattatactgttacactgaaaGATGCATGAGAGATCCCCAACAATTATTACGGTGACTGGAAAATGACGACAGTGTTTAGACTTTAGATTGAATTAGTCTCAGGTTGTTATGGGGAATGCTGTATTCGTGAAGGTGTTGATGTCTCTCCTGGTTTGAGTGATTTAATTGCCTTAATGGAAACGTGTTTCTTGGTCATTTAAGGAACCTCCCTCTGTttacattgtgatgtcattggaGGAAATACACACTGTTAATGAGAGTGAGGATATGGAGAATGCTTCCACGGGGTCATATTGGGGCTCATTTAAAGGCATACCAAATGCAAACCTttagagctcgccagcttgtaCTCCTAAAAAAACTGAGCCCCAAAAGTGTTATATTCCTATGGGAGAAAAAATGGGGTTTTGGGATAAATGGTTTAGGAACCGTTTTGTTCAATGAGATAATGAGTAAGTTAACATTACTTTtttgaattatgaagcctttatgtccTTGTTTTAATTACATAAATGCTTAAAAATTCACATAAAGTGACGTTAGCTGATTAATGTTATTTCATAGAAGAAAAAGTATACGATTTCCAAAACCATATTaatttccccataggctttggCCAACGAGCCATGActgagttagtgcctacaaaagacgccattactattgctctctatacAGTATAAAAACAGACCAATTTTGTAGCAACGCATAACAAATGATGCTCAATATGTTTGTCAAAACTTTGTTTCCACTTAGACTCTAGCAGCTAGATTGCCATCACATCTAGAATTATCTTGAAACATAAGTGTTTGTGGATATTATAACACTTATGACTGTTAACATGGTATGGCTCCACAAGTAAACATATAGCTCGCTGCCAAGACTAAACTTGGCTCAGGTACTTTGATGGCTCCACAAGTAAAACCATAAGCTGCTAAATTGCAACTTGGCATAATCGATCTGTGTGAACCTATAGTATATGTCTTGCTTTAGTCAATATGTGGGATACATGTGCAATTCAGGTGTATAGAACCTTGTCTCAAAGTGGTCCGCCGTATAAGGCGTGCTGTTAAACTGTTAATGTGGGGCATAGTTGTGTTTGTAACATTATCGACAGCTGTAAATACACAAGTGGAGAGTATTGTTCCTGATCCGCTCTCTATCCTTCTGCTGCTACTTACAAAGATCTGGTATTGTCTAATGAGTCGTTAATCCTGTCCAAAACTATGAGTTATAAAAGTTTGTGTGTATATGGTTTGCTTCTTCAGACCATTATCAAGTAATAGTTCAAGGACTTGCAGGGTCCAGAACCTTTAGATCATTAGATCCTTGTATCTTACCTGTTTGAATGCATGTACAGTTGAAACTCTGCAGGCCATATGTTTAAGGTGGTGTCAGCTCATCTTGTTTGAGTTGATCTTGAGGCTGGCTGACGATCAGCTACCATTATGTTCCTTGGTGAAGCTAGCTGTCTACATGTGTTAATGTTGAGAGTTCTTTCCAAAGGTAGACACGTGTTTTGAAGATGATGCACTCCCTCCCTCATTCAGTTCTCAACCGTAAACTGTGTGATGACCTGTATAGACATTGTGTGCTGTGATTTAAACTGTGTGAATGTGGGGCCATGCCATATAAAAGCACTTGTCTTGGGACCTTACTCCTGTTGATTTAAATGAAAACGCTTTAAATATTTGCCCATTACATTTTGAGCTCATTTTTTGACCATTGACCGTTCCAATGGGCAAAAGTTTATTGATTGTTTCTCTTTAAAACCAACAGCtgcaagctaaaaaaaaaaacaatttttttggTTGATTTCATATGGCAATGACCCTCTGCAAAGATGTGCTTTCAAGAGTACTTTATGTTTCAATACTTTGGATCGTTGGTCTCAATAAAGTGATCTGGGATGTGTCAAGTTGCTGATGAACGTTTGTTTGTACTGTCTGAGCCTCCATGACGTTTGTGTTTCCTTATAATATTGTAATTCACCAAAACATTTTGCATACACGCAAAGGTGGCTAGTAAATGAATATAACTACAGACGACAGGAATAGGCAGGCTACATTATAAAGTTGCCATGGTAGCTGTGTTAAAAATGTGATGCGTTACATTTTCTGTGGTCTCATGATGAAGTTTATTGAAGTGCGTTTTGCATCATTGAGGTACATTCACTACATCATGTAATAAAATAATTCATAGAAAAACAAAGTCAAGAAAAATAGAATATCTCTTACAGTCACAGTGAATGTACTTATTCTGTCCTATTGCAGGAATATATGATGGCTTGGTTTAGAAGGTGCTGAATAACTGAAGACATTTATTTCAGGCATGCAGATGATTCGCCATGCTTTTAAGACATCAAATCTGGTGAATGGATTGACAAAATCTTTACTGGAAACTGCCATCCAGATCTTACAGGAATGCTTTATGATTATCAGAACCACAAGTCATGCAGTCTTATAACTGTATTTAATGACGGTACTTGGGCTTCATTCAAGGGGTTAAACTGTTACAATTTGTACATAGTATCCACTTATACAGTCAGTatatagaacagatatagcctATATTTACTGTCATTTGGATTGTGGAGAATTATCCCAAAACCTGCTGCAATCTGACCTTACATTTCATAATTTAGCTTGTTCAGGATGACCTACAGGAAGTGCATTTACCACGGTGACATTTTAACAAGGATAACAATTTTATCATACTCTCCATCTAACATGGTGACATTTTAACAAGGATAAAAATGTATCGTACTCTGCTTCCCTTTCTTAAACGTTCAATGTTGCCATGACGATGGACTAACACTTGGAGCCAGAATTGTCAGTATCGCTAGATAGTCTCGTTTCTCCCTTCTCGCTCTCAGACGAGGGTAGCTCCTCGCCTGACGGAGTTGTGTTCAAGTCCTGCCTGGTGGGCTGGGTGTTAGGAGCGGCCTGGGGGCCAGAATCACCTGGTTTGGACGGCTGAGCTCCGTTTGCACACACCACTGCGCCCTCTGACCTGCTGAAGCTGAACAGCTTCCCTGGGCTGAAGGTCCTGCTGGGGGATTGAGACTTCTCCTGGTTCACGGAAGCAGTCGTCACCACGGTCCCCGGCGCTGGTGTTACTGACAACGGCTCCTTCTTCAACTCCGGAGACTTCCGGAACTTGAAGCTGAGGAAACCTGGTAGTTTTGCTTCTGCCCCGGTTGGGGACTGAGGGGATCGGGCCGTGCCCGTAGAGAACTTCCCCTGCTGGGGGAAGATCTGCTTGAGCTTCATCACGTTGTTGTTGCCCAGCAGAGAGCTGGGTCTCTTGGGCTTGTCCCCAGGCTTGCCCTGTGTCTTGTCATGGTGGTGCTGGTGGTCAGCCTTGTGGTACTCGCTCTCCTGCCGGGCCTCGGCCTGGAGCTCAGCCTGACGCTGCAGCTCCTCCTCCTCACGCCGCCTCCTCAGCTGCTGCTGGAAGTGCTGCTGGGCCTGATGCTCGTGCTTCTGCATAGGAACAAGGTAATATACAATATGTGGCATAAAGAGAGCAGACACTTTCTATGACCAGCTTTGGTTCGTGTCATGACTGTGTAAAGTTAAACACCATATGCTGACATCAACTTTCATGACTGTATGAAATCTGTTATTAAGTA carries:
- the LOC139377281 gene encoding uncharacterized protein, coding for MNIIRSSFSRFHGVICFTRIVAPQLPASSGHQPRALSGWVLSRASVPPQTSRCGPLTSQAEGAGVFQQLPWYHQQIRTGKRGTEYQPKNIKRKRTHGWIKRISTQGGIEVILRRMLKGRKSLSH
- the LOC139375923 gene encoding DET1- and DDB1-associated protein 1-like, which codes for MDKADFLKGLPVFNKSNFSRFHADSVCKTSNRRPSVYLPIREYPSEQIIVTEKTNILLRYLHQQWDKKNAAKKREQEHSEGENTAPPRKIARTDSQELNEDS